CGCATTCTATCAAGTGATGTTCGATGACAAAGCTTCAGGCATGTTATGGGCAGTGCTCGGTGTTAATATAATAGTATTAATTCTTTCATATATTTTTGGCAAAAAACAGCCAGGGGAAGTTGATTCTTCTAAAGTGGCTGCATAAATAAAATAATGAACAAGATTGGGAGGAGTCATTTGTGGACAAATATATTTTATCATTAGACCAGGGGACTACTAGTTCGCGTGCTATCCTATTTAATAAAAAAGGGGAAATTGTGCACACGGCGCAAAAAGAGTTCACACAGCATTTTCCAAAGCCTGGCTGGGTAGAGCATAATGCAAATGAAATATGGGGTTCAATTTTATCGGTGATTGCAGGTGTTTTTTCGGAATCCGGGATTAAACCAGAGCAAATTGCGGGCATTGGCATAACAAATCAGAGGGAAACAACTGTTGTTTGGGATAAAGAAACGGGAGTCCCGATTTATAATGCGATTGTCTGGCAGTCAAGGCAGACAAGCGAAATTTGCGATGAATTGAAGGAAAAAGGCTATAACGATCTATTCAGAGAAAAAACCGGTCTCTTAATAGATGCCTATTTCTCAGGAACAAAAGTTAAGTGGATACTGGATCATGTGGAAGGGGCAAGGGAAAAAGCCCAACAGGGCAAATTATTATTTGGAACCATCGATACATGGCTAATCTGGAAGCTATCGGGAGGAAAAGCGCATGTGACCGATTACTCCAATGCGTCCCGCACTCTAATGTTTAATATCCACGAACTTAAATGGGATGAAGAGCTGCTGAACATACTCGGAGTCCCGAAAGCGATGCTGCCTGAAGTGAAGCCATCTTCCGAAGTGTATGCTAAGACAATTGACTATCACTTTTTCGGCAAGGAAGTACCCATTTCCGGAGCAGCGGGTGATCAGCAGGCAGCGCTATTTGGACAGGCATGCTTCGAGAAAGGAATGGCTAAGAATACTTACGGAACCGGCTGTTTCATGCTAATGAATACAGGTGAAAAAGCGGTACAATCTGAACATGGACTTCTAACCACCATTGCCTGGGGACTTGAGGGGAAAATTGAATATGCATTGGAGGGCAGCATTTTTGTTGCGGGCTCTGCCATTCAATGGCTCCGCGATGGAATGAGGATGTTAAAGGATGCAAAGGACAGCGAAAGCTATGCAAAAAAAGTGGACTCGACAGATGGAGTGTATGTGGTTCCGGCTTTTGTAGGTCTAGGGACACCATATTGGGACAGTGATGTAAGGGGTGCAGTATTCGGAGTCACAAGGGGAACGTCCAAAGAGCATTTTATCCGTGCGACACTTGAGTCACTTGCGTATCAGACAAAAGATGTTCTATCTGCCATGGAAGCGGACTCAGGCATTAAGCTTAAGACGCTTAGGGTTGACGGAGGTGCCGTGAAAAATAACTTCTTGATGAAGTTCCAGTCAGATATTTTAGAGGTGCCGGTAGAAAGACCGACAATTAATGAAACTACTGCGCTTGGTGCAGCTTACCTTGCTGGATTGGCTGTCGGGTTCTGGAAATCCCAGGAGGAAATTGCTGAGCAGTGGGCAATTGATCAATCATTTCATCCATCGATGGAAGAAAAAGTCCGTGCAGGTCTTTATCAAGGCTGGAAAAAAGCAGTCAAGGCAGCAATTGCATTTAAATAGTCAGAAGAAAGTTTTATACACAAATCATATCTTTTTATGTTATAATAAGATTAAGTTAATAGTTCGGCAGGAGATGCGGAGAGACCACAAAATCATTATCGGGTAAGCGATAATGTATTTTGTGGTCTCTTTTTTATTCCCTGCTTTTAAAGGGTAGTTATAACTACTAGCCTTTTCGACAAGGAGGAGACAACAATGATATTTTCTAATTTAAATCGTACTGAAATGATAAAAACACTGACAAAGGAAGAATTTGATGTTCTGATTATTGGCGGCGGCATAACGGGAGCGGGAATAGCTCTGGATGCAGCAGCACGGGGAATGAAAACAGCACTCGTCGAAATGCAGGATTTTGCAGCCGGAACTTCCAGCCGTTCAACAAAACTGGTTCACGGCGGATTAAGATATCTTAAACAATTTGAAGTTAAGATGGTAGCGGAAGTCGGCAAGGAGCGGGCAATCGTATATGAAAATGGGCCACATGTGACTACACCGGAGTGGATGCTGCTTCCGATGCATAAAGGAGGCACATTTGGAAAGTTCTCAACTTCTATCGGACTTAGAGTTTACGACTATCTTGCAGGCGTCAGAAAGTCTGAACGCAGAAGTATGCTCAATGCCCAGGAAACATTATCAAAAGAGCCGCTTGTAAAAAAAGATGGACTTAAAGGCGGCGGTTATTATGTAGAATACCGCACAGATGATGCCCGTCTTACAATAGAGGTAATGAAAGCTGCGGCAGAAAAAGGCGCTATGCCTGTTAACTATTTGAAGGTCGAAAAACTTTTATATGATGAACAAGGAAATGTATGCGGAGCTGCAGCTGCAGATCAGCTGACAGGCAGGGTTCATGAAGTTAGAGCAAAAAAGTCATCAACGCAGCAGGTCCCTGGGTTGATTCCATCCGCGAGAAAGACGGATCAAAGAAAGGAAAGACCCTGCGTTTGACTAAAGGTGTTCATTTGGTAATAGACCAATCCAAGTTTCCGTTAAAACAGGCTGTATACTTTGATACACCTGACAAACGGATGGTATTTGCCATACCGAGAGATGGTAAGACCTATGTAGGAACAACAGATACATTCTATAATTCTAATCCTGTAAATCCCAAAATGACTGCAGATGACAGAACATACATCATTAATGCCATTAACTTTATGTTTCCTTCTGTGAAGATAGTGGAGGATGACATTGAATCCAGCTGGGCTGGTGTTCGTCCGCTTATTTGGGAAGAAGGAAAAGATCCTTCCGAAATATCACGCAAAGATGAAATTTGGGAGTCGGATACTGGTTTGCTGACAATTGCAGGGGGAAACTGACCGGGTACCGGAAAATGGCCGAAACCATTGTTGATTTGCTTGCTGAAAAATTCAAGCAGGAATCAAATAGAACATTTAGCGGAAGTATTACAAAAACATTGCCTATTTCAGGAGGAAATGTAGGAGGATCATCCAAATTTCAGGAATTCGTCAGGTTTCAGACTGAAAAAGGAACAAGTATTGGTTTATCAGCGGAACAGTCCAGGCACCTTGTTAAAATGTATGGATCTAACGTCGGTATCATTTTTAATATGATTGAGACGAAAAGGAGTGAAGCTGAGAATTTTGGCTTGCCGATTGTATTATGGGCAAAGCTGAAATATGCAATTGAACATGAAATGGCTGCCACCCCTGTAGATTTTTTTAACCGCCGAACAGGAGCGCTGCTTTTTGATATTGAAACGGTAAGAAACTATCAAAAGCAGGTAATTTCATATATGGCTGATGCATTTAAGTGGGATATAGCTGCAGGAAATAATTTTGAAAACCAGCTGAACCAGGAACTCAGTTTTGCGGTAAAGCCGGCAGATCAGGACTAAAACTCCCCACTTGGGGAGTTTTCATTTTTTAGGAGTATTTTCTTTAACAAAAGGGACATTCCATTGGCATATTATAGACTAGATAGGTAGCGGAGGTGGCTTATGTACAATGTTCTCATGTTTGTTGACTCGGGGGTTGATGATTCACTTGCCCTAATGTATGCCCTTCAGCATCCCGAGATTAATCTAGTAGGTGTAGTCAGCGCTTATGGCAACATAACCAAAGAAGAATCCATCAATAATACTGCATATTTACTGAAACTTGCAGGCAGAGAGGACATTCCCATTATAGCAGGGGCGAGCGGGCCATTATCCGGTGAGACCGCTGTCTTTTATCCTGAAATACACGGGGAGGAAGGCCTCGGGCCCATTCAGCCTCCGGAGAATTTCATCAGCAAAATAAAGGTATATGACATAAACAAAATTATAGAAATTGTAAATGAATACAAAAATGACCTTGTGATCGTTGGAGTTGGAAGGCAGACAGATTTGGCATTGCCGCTCATTCTGTATGGAAAGGATGCATATAAAGATGTAAATGCATTCTATTTAATGGGCGGTGCGTTTTTAGTTCCGGGAAATGTAACACCAGAGGCTGAGGCGAATTTTTACGCTGACCCCATTGCAGCGGATTCAGTGCTTGAAAAAGCAAAAAACATCTATATATTTCCCCTAAATGTAACAAATAAAGCGATTATCAGGCCTGAAACGATTGATTTTATTGCAGATAATACTCAATCGCCTTTTAAAGATCTAATTAAACCTGCTTATGATTATTATTATGAGGCTTATCAAAAGCTTGTCCCGGGAATTAAGGGTGCACCTCTTCATGATGTTCTTGTATTAAGTGTTCTCACAAATCCTGATCTTGCCAAATATGTAAAACGAAGAGTGAGAATAGAACAGTTTGGAAAGGCAAAGGGTAAAAGCATAGCTGACTTTAGGCCGGTGCCCGAAGTTGATCCGCCCGAAACACTTGATAATATAGCGATGGAGTTTGATCTGGAACGTTTTGTTATTGATTTTATCGAGGTTTTCCTTGCTCAGAAAAATCAGAAATAGCTTTTGACACTCAGTGTTAAAAGCTTTTTTATTTGGTGTTGAAGGGGAAAGGAAAGTTGGCATAGAATGTATTAACATGGAAAACATTTGCAGTCAGGGAAGGTTTCTTCAGACAAGGAAGAATGGCAATAATTCCATTTAGTTTCAGCATACATTATCAAAATCAAATGGAGGCTTTCAAATTGCTAAAAAACAAGAAATTAAACAGGTTTCTTTCAATTCTGGGAATGGTCATAGCTATTGCCATAGCATATAGTGTACTTGTCTTTTTAAATAAGGATGAATCAAAGGTTCAAAAAACCTCAGCAAATGCGGAGACATCTGAACAGGGATTAATGTACGATGATTTAGGGGACTTCATTGCCTCCAATCATACTTTTTATAATGAAACACTTGGATGGGGAAGAGATCGTAAAGTCAGCTGGCCAAAACAAAGAGATCAGGCTGAATTAATCGTAAATTCGCTTAAAAAAATATCAGCTGAGAATGAGGATTTGCAGGCTGACCTGGGCACAATAACACGGCTGGCAGAAACTGTGCAGTCGGGCACTAAGGATAAGGAAGTTTTAATTAAATTGCACCGATATTTTCATGATCTGGATATTGGATTTAATGGCTATAAAGACACAACCGATTATTTTGATGTAACAGAGTATAAAGGAGAAGGCTAATAAGCGGGTGACAAGTTATTTTCTTGACACTTTACCGTAAATAAGATAACATAGTGATTGAAGTATTTGAGGTATATTGTTGAAGTCGTTAATTCACTTGGATTGTTCGGCAGCCGAACCTTCTTTTTTGTGAAACTGCGGCTTTTTATTATGTTTCATGCTCTTTAGGATTTTGAAAGAGTAAGCATGTGTTTGTAATTAAGAATAATTTGTGTGGACAGCTTAATGCTGAATTTTCTTCTTAATCATCTTCTATAAACCAGACACTTCTCCGTATTTTTACTTCAGTAAGTTTCTTACCATTTAATATTAAAATCTCAGAGAGCATCTAAGTCGGAAAGAATTCCGACCAACCTGATTCCCACTGGCGCGGTCTAGGAGCCGCAAGGATGGAAGAGAGGCAGGGCTTTCATTGTTTTAGGTATAACTAATTAACTCAAATATATCATTTATAAGGACAGTATTTGCTGTCCTTTTTTATATATCTCGCAAAAAAACACGAACGTTTGAATAAGTTTCAGTTTAATTATTTGTGTTTTTGTGGTATGATGTATTCATTAGAATAGCTTTTCAAAATCGCAGTGACTGACGACAATGCGGAATGAACCGCTGGGGAGCTGCGTCTATGTATAGCCGGTCGTCTGGGCAGAGATAAGGGATACCCTTGTCTCTTTTTTTCATAACAAAATGGAAAAGCCCGTCAGCCGAATAGGTGCTTTTCCTATAGGAGGAATATGCATGGAAAAAAGATTATTCTTGATGGAATTGTTGTGGCAAAACATGTGAAAGACCAATTAAAGGATCGAATTGAAGAATTGAAGGGGAAGGATATCGTCCCTTGCTTAGCCACAATTTTGGTGGGAGATGACCCTTCCTCTGAAACGTATGTACGGATGAAGGGGAATGCTTGTGAAAAACTTGGCATATTATCAAAACGTATTCATATGTCAAAGGATACAACAACACAAGAACTATTAGAGAAGATTGCAGAATTAAACAATGATCCTTCTGTACATGGAATCCTTCTACAGCATCCCGTACCAGGACATATAGATGAACGAAAAGCTTTCGAAGCTATTGCTATTGAAAAAGACGTAGACGGTGTTACAAGCCTTGGATATGGACAGACCGCATTCGGTTTTGGTGAATATCCGTCCTGTACACCTGCAGCTATTTTGGAAATTATGGATTTCTATAAATTGAGTGCTGAAGGTATGCATGCTGTAGTCGTAGGCAGAAGCCCAATCCTTGGCAAGCCGGTCTCTGCCCTTTTACTCAATCGAAACGCAACAGTCACTACGTGCCATTCATATACCAAAAATCTGCCCCAAATTGTAAAGCAAGCTGATATTGTAGTAGCAGCTGTAGGGAAACCTAACTTTATCAAGGGTGAATGGATTAAAGAAGGAGCTATTGTCCTTGATGCCGGATATAATGAAGGAAATATTGGGGATGCAGAGTATGAAAGCTGTGCTGAAAAGGCGTTTGCCATTACCCCCGTACCTGGAGGAGTTGGACCTGTTACGATTTCCATGCTTTTGAAACATACTGTTCATGCTGCAGAAAAAATCGCTGAAATACAAGGGAAGCATAAATAGTTCATTTATCCCTAAATAAAAATTGATCTTTAAAAGGATTGACTTATAACTGGGTGTCGTTTATTATTAGGTTAACGCTGTAAAGTTCGTTATATACTTTTTGGATAAGTAGTCGTAGCTGCAAAGAAATGTAGGCGATCGTTCATCCTCATTTCTGCAAGCTGCGACTTTTTTATGTTTAAGTTTATATGGTACATTATAGTGAAAAACAATTTATTGGGAGGCAACACAAATGAACACAGGTAAAGTTAAATGGTTTAATGCAGAAAAAGGTTTCGGATTCATCGAATCTTCAGAAGGTCAAGATGTATTCGTACACTTCTCCGCTATCCAAACTGAAGGTTTCAAAACTTTAGAAGAAGGTCAAGACGTAACTTTCGAAATCGTTGAAGGTAACCGTGGACCTCAAGCTGCTAACGTAACAAAAGCATAATTTTGCTTAAAATGAGGTGATGCATGTCTAATCATGCATCACCTTTTTATGTTTGCTTATCCACTTTGTAGCCTTCAGCATTCCTCAAAACAGATCTTCTGTAATAACTGCTTTTAGGAATATGTATTTTTCATTTCACCCAATTAAAATACTTCACTTTCAAAAAGTTTAAAAATAGTGCAAACGGAAATGTAAAAAAGAGATACAAACTGGAAAGCCTAGTAAAGTGTCCATGTCTTTATACAAAAAACAATCTTTCAGTACCTAATAAGATTTGCAATTCAAGGAGGAAATTATATTTTGACAACTTTTTCAGATTTTGGCTTAAGTAATGAAATAGTAAAAGCCCTTTCCAATATGGGCTTCGAGGAACCAACACCAATTCAGGCACAGGCAATTCCAATCGGAATGAAGGGGAAGGACATGATTGGCCAGGCGCAGACTGGAACTGGAAAAACCACTGCTTTTGGTGTGCCGCTGTTAGAGCAGATTGATTTAAACGAAGGTATTCAAGGTCTAGTCCTTGCGCCAACACGGGAGCTTGCTGTACAGGTGGCAGAAGAATTAAACCGTATAGGACAGGTAAAAGGAGTCCGGACACTTCCTGTTTACGGTGGTCAGGATATCACCCGCCAAATTCGTGCGCTTAAAAAGCACCCGCATATTATTGCTGCTACACCGGGAAGGTTAATTGATCACATTGAAAGAAAAACAATCCGTTTAAGCAACATCAAGATGGTAGTTCTGGATGAAGCGGATGAAATGCTTAATATGGGCTTCATCGAGGACATTGAAAGAATTTTAAGTGAAATTAAAGGTGAGCGCCAAACCCTTCTTTTCTCAGCAACAATGCCAAAAAGAATTCAGTCTCTTGCTGAAAAATTCATGCAGGAACCAGAAATGGTTAAAGTCAAAGCGAAAGAAATGACTGTTAAAAATATTGAGCAGTACTATATGGAAGTGCATGAAAAACAAAAATTTGATGTGCTTTGCAATCTGTTGGATATTCAGTCACCTGAACTGGCTATTGTGTTTGGAAGGACTAAAAAGCGTGTAGATGAAGTGGTGGAAGGTCTTATCAAGAGAGGCTATTCGGCTGAAGGAATTCATGGTGATATCCCCCAGGCGAAAAGAGATCAGGTTATCCGCCGTTTTAAAGAGCAGACAATCGACATAATGGTAGCCACTGACGTTGCTGCACGAGGTCTGGATATTTCAGGTGTTTCCCATGTTTATAACTTCGATATCCCGCAGGATCCTGAAAGCTACGTTCACCGGATTGGACGTACTGGGCGTGCCGGAAATAAAGGGCTGGCAATTACGTTCGTTTCTCCAAGAGAAATTGACCACCTAAAAATAATTGAAAGTGTTACAAAAAGCAAAATGGCGAAAAAGCCTGTTCCTTCCTTTAAGGATGTTGTTGCAGGCAATCAGCAGGCGACTATTAATAAACTTATGGAAGTTATTGAAAAAGAAGAACATGCAGACTTCAAGAGAGTGGCGGAAAGCCTTCTTGAAGATACAGATTCTGTTACTTTGCTTGCTGCAGCCATCAAATTGCTGACTAAAGGTCCTGATGTAACACCGGTTAAATTAACTGCGGTGGAACCTATCCGTGTCAGAAAACCTAAAGGTGATCGCGGCGGAAGAAGATTCAACGACAGGTCCAGAGGCGGCAGCCGTGATAGAAGAGATTTTAAAGGCGGCCGGGACAGACGCACTAAAAACCGCAGCAGCAATAAGGGATAATACGGTTTAAAATCCAAGAGAAAATGGATATATTGATTTTTTTCGGTACTTTTTGAACATTTTATTATAAAATTAGAGGAATTTACCCATATTAGTAAATGCAGGGTAAAAAATCACTCTGTGAGTTATAGATATTAGGAGGAAATTTACATGGCAACAGGCAAAGTAAAATGGTTTAACTCAGAAAAAGGTTTTGGTTTTATCGAAGTTGAAGGCGGAGAAGATGTATTTGTTCATTACTCTGCAATCCAGACAGAAGGTTTCAAAACCCTTGATGAAGGCCAGGAAGTTAACTTTGACATAGAGCAGGGCCAGCGTGGACCTCAAGCTGTAAATGTAACAAAGTTATAATTAATTGATAAGAGGGTCCCTATTAAGGGGCTCTTTTATTTTTGGGGTAAAATAGGGTATAAAAGTAAGAAGGAAGGAATGATAGTGATTAAAATCCTTATTCTGTCTGATACCCACATGCCAAAGAAGTCAAAACAGCTCCCTGATATACTTCTGAATGAACTTCTCAGCTGTGAATTAATTATTCATGCAGGTGATTGGCAGAGCGTCGAACTGTATTATGAATTAAAACAATATGCACCTGTTGAGGGGGTATATGGAAATACCGACAGTGATGAAATTTGCTCCATTCTTAAGAAAAGAGTACTGCTTAAAATAGAAGGTTTTAAAATTGGGGTTGTCCATGGACATGGAAAGGGAAAAACAACTGAAAAAAGAAGTATAGAAGCATTTGATAAGGAAAATGTTGATGCTATTATATTTGGGCATTCACATATACCGATAAAGAAACTCCATAATGGAATAATACTGTTTAATCCCGGGTCTCCGACAGATAAGCGCAGGCAGCCGAACTATTCGTTCGGCACCCTGGAAATTTCAGATGAGATGACATTCAATCATGTTTATTTTGATTCAAAGGAATAAAACGTGTTTCAAACCTTGAGTGTGTTCAGATCATATTCGTAATAATCTTGTGTGCCGTATGGTACAAAGCCGCATGATTTGTACAATGAAAGTGCATGGTCATTTTCTGCAGCTACTTCTAGATGCACCCAGCTAACTCCCTTGCTGTGCTGCAGATTAACAACATTTGTAAGAGCGCCCCTGCCGATTCCTTTCCCCTGAAAAGAAGGATCGACAGCAAAGCCGTAAATCCACGCAGCATCTTTTTCTGTTTGAATTCTGATTTTGCCGGCTTTTTGGCGTTTGTATTCAATGATAAAAGTCCTCTCATTTTTGCAGGCAAAGATTTTTTTATTAAAAACCTCTGCTTCGTCTTTGGGGATATCAAAGCATGCAGTATCCAGATGATTAATGAATGCAAGGTCACTGCTCACTGCTTGCCGCATAGTTACTTCAGAATTTGCTGTTCCGATTTTTTTGCTTTTATGGCGCTTCATTTGATACTCGGAGAATGAATAGGTGCAAGGTAATGATTTAATATAACCTTCTGCTGATTGGGAAGAGGCTGGAGCATTAATAAGTAATTTGCGTGCTTGGGCCAATTGTTTTACTGCCTCATTGAACAAGCTGGAAAAGATGCCTTTTCGTCTATGATTAGGATGAACCATTCCGCATAATTCAACCGGACCTCCGAAATTATATAGAGCAAGGTAACCTAATAAATTCCCGCTATTATCATAATGGAAATAGTCATTTTCCTCGTCGGCCCTTGACTTCAAGGTATCCCAATTTAATTTTAATTTGATATTGCCCGTTTCTTCGCAAATTTGCTGTAGAGAATGAATATCGTTTAATTGTTTTTTTGTCAGCACTCAGGCGGCCTCCTAGATAAAAGAAATAATAAACCAATATTATAAGAAAACGGTTCATACGAATAGTCCTAAATTTCAATCTATTAGCTTTGGATTGAAATTATGTAAATAAATATAGCAATATGTTAGGATTGTATGGAAAAAGGGGGAGAATCAATGAAGAATTTCACAGTGATGTTCCATAAGGAAGATAATATACAGCCGATGGCTGTTCAAAAATTAAATGAAAATGACTTTGAATTATACACAGAAGGCGGCACAAGGCATTTATTTGAATTGAACTCTAATGTTGGCTATTTTATATTTTTTGATGCTATTGATAAGGAAGGTAAGGAGTCTTACCTGGTTCTTCAATATGAAGGGGAGTCGGAAGAACCCAGTGCATGCTTTGCTTTTGAATTAAAAGATTTCTATCAATTCACCGCTCTTTATCTGAATGACCTTGATTTTAATGAAGGAAATAATGTGGATAGGGAAGAAGAAGCTTATACACCGATACAGCATTTGGCACATTTAATGTATCACATTATTGAAGAGGGTAAAAAAATTCAGTGATAAAATAAAAGAGCAGGTTCTCCTGCTCTTACTCTTGTGCTTGAGAAAGGTTCTCTCTGCAGAAAGCAGAAACTTTCTTTTCTTCCACTTCATCCAAAGCGAAATCCAATATGTTTCCTGAATGACTTTCGACAAAATGATAATTAAGAATCCTCTCATCTTCTCCATTTTTATAATAAAGGACCCTTAACTTAATGCCATTCTCTGAATATAATTCATCGTCTTCATCTACATCGATATCTAAAAAGTATTCGTAGCGGTCACCCGTTAAAATGCCGGTAGGATCCTGTATGTACTCAACAGTATAACTTGTAATATCCATGGTCTTCACCCTTTCTTTCGCTGCTGTACATGTCATTATACACTTTTCCCAGATTGGTTTAATAGTATTTATCAATTTTTTGCCGTGTTTCTAAGGCTGCTGTGTAAGTTTAGAACTTTTTGACAGCGCCCTTTAAATATGTTATACTAATTTTAGTTAAAAGAATATAATATTGCCCATAAACACTTGTTATATAGAGCCAGTGGTTCGTCACTTTATATAGCAAGTGATTTTTATTTTGGGTAAGGGTCTTACTCTTTGGGAGGTGCCTGATTATGGCAATGGGATTTGGCAGAAAAAATTTGGAAGAAATCAAGGTTGAAGAAGTGAAAATCTGGGAGTGTACATCTGAGTCTTGCAACTGCTGGGTAAGGGACAATTTCAAAAGCAGCCAGGTACCTATTTGTCCGATTTGCAAAAGTGAAATGGCAGAAACGACTAAAGAATTGCAAGTCGTTAACAATAACAGCATCTTTTCTAAATAATTGTAAGGGCGATGACATCGCCCTTTATTTTTTTGCTGATTTTTTCTATTACGCTTGCAAGCTCATCAGATCTTAGAAATTCAATAGTGGAAAGCTTTTTTAAACTTAATACTTCCAGATTCAATAAGCAGTACATAACGTCCGTTTACTTTGGCTATAGGAATCGTTTCCCTGAAATCTGAATGAGCCCGATCACGGATACGTTGTCCATCCTTTAACTTAAGCTCAATCTATGGAGAATGTTTGATAATTTATATGGAAGCTTCAATTACGTGGTCTGTTGAATCTCCCTTTTTGGACTGGCTGCCCAAATTTCCATGCTGCTTTCCGATTGATCTCTCTTCTTCGCTATCAGACTGGAATGCTCTTCTATATGTTCTTGTACCACCGAGTCGTTTGCAATTTTAACAATTTCCGGCAGAGCTCTTTGCAAGCTCACCATCCTAAAAATCCTTTATTGCACTATTCTCATATTTCTCTGAATCGGGAGTCTGAAAGTGTTTAGAGTACTTCTCGGCATTTTCCCCTTTCCCTCGACCTGTACAACAAAAAATGACAAATAACTAATTTCAAAATCCATACATTTCCCCTTTTTCTTCATCTTTAACTTTATAATAAATCTTACATCTAATTGCCCTTCGTTCAATGTTGAGTATATGTTTTTCCATGATGAACAAAATAATGGAAACGCGCTAAACTGGATGTGGAAGAATGTCAAATTTGCTTTGGTTTCTTGGATTAGTGCTTATCAGCATAGGTCTTATTTATATAACTTATATTAGAACTGAATTTCGGCATAATCTGGC
This window of the Cytobacillus pseudoceanisediminis genome carries:
- a CDS encoding cold-shock protein produces the protein MAMGFGRKNLEEIKVEEVKIWECTSESCNCWVRDNFKSSQVPICPICKSEMAETTKELQVVNNNSIFSK
- a CDS encoding DUF3898 domain-containing protein gives rise to the protein MELKLKDGQRIRDRAHSDFRETIPIAKVNGRYVLLIESGSIKFKKAFHY